A single Oncorhynchus tshawytscha isolate Ot180627B unplaced genomic scaffold, Otsh_v2.0 Un_contig_4835_pilon_pilon, whole genome shotgun sequence DNA region contains:
- the LOC112255085 gene encoding leucine-rich repeat-containing protein 3-like, which translates to MGPPQPRWQVLFPSSFCVSTSPVRTLCLVVALMVVMATPCPKSCHCSERNGVVVQCVSRSLDQIPPDLPEDTVTLLLSSNRISHIPNQAFKDLRRLKELDLSHNHIESIDAGAFLGVSEGLRSLDLSNNQLRSVPKEAFTKLSARIRLSNNPWHCECSLQEVLRELRLDPETVNEVSCHTSVQDEYAGRPVIQVLDSGINFCNFHHKTTDVAMFVTMFCWFAMVIAYVIYYVRHNQEDARRHMEYLKSLPRSSQISKDFDTASTVL; encoded by the coding sequence ATGGGGCCTCCTCAGCCACGTTGGCAAGTCCTGTTCCCTTCTTCTTTCTGTGTCTCCACTTCCCCCGTGAGGACGTTGTGTCTCGTGGTGGCCCTCATGGTTGTCATGGCGACACCGTGCCCCAAGAGCTGTCACTGCTCTGAGAGGAATGGCGTGGTGGTGCAATGCGTCTCCCGGAGCCTTGACCAGATCCCTCCGGACCTACCGGAAGACACCGTCACCCTCCTGCTCTCGTCCAACCGGATCAGCCACATCCCCAACCAGGCCTTCAAGGACCTCCGCCGCCTCAAGGAGCTGGACCTGTCGCATAACCACATCGAGAGTATCGACGCAGGGGCCTTCCTGGGGGTCTCCGAGGGACTCCGCTCCCTGGACCTCTCCAACAACCAGCTCCGCAGTGTCCCCAAGGAGGCCTTCACCAAGCTGAGTGCCCGTATAAGACTCTCCAACAACCCCTGGCACTGCGAGTGTTCCCTCCAGGAGGTACTGAGGGAGCTGAGGCTGGACCCTGAGACGGTCAACGAGGTGAGCTGCCACACCTCTGTCCAGGACGAGTACGCCGGCCGGCCCGTCATTCAGGTCCTGGACTCTGGCATCAACTTCTGTAACTTCCACCACAAGACCACAGACGTGGCCATGTTCGTGACCATGTTCTGCTGGTTCGCCATGGTGATCGCCTACGTCATCTACTATGTCAGGCACAACCAGGAGGACGCGAGGAGACACATGGAGTACCTCAAGTCTCTACCCAGATCCTCCCAGATCAGCAAGGACTTTGACACAGCCAGCACTGTGCTCTAG